In one window of Paraflavitalea soli DNA:
- the mtgA gene encoding monofunctional biosynthetic peptidoglycan transglycosylase codes for MAIKTRGLGLRIWRILKRVFIFLFIFQLFYILLLKWVDPPFTLTQLGSLITGNGLKRDYVDIKQMSPYARLAVICSEDQLFPDHNGFDWKHIEKAMKNNEKRPNRIKGASTISQQVAKNVFLWQGRSWFRKGLEVYFTFMIELIWGKKRILEMYLNVAEMGKGVFGIEAAAQAYFKKPAQKLTRQEAAMIAASLPNPKEYTVKPVSRYVAWKYPWVLRQMTNLQDDEDIQKLIQ; via the coding sequence ATGGCCATCAAAACCAGGGGATTAGGTCTTCGTATTTGGAGAATCCTGAAGCGAGTCTTTATTTTCCTCTTCATTTTCCAGCTTTTCTATATCCTCCTGCTCAAGTGGGTGGATCCACCATTTACACTTACACAACTGGGAAGCCTTATAACAGGCAATGGCCTCAAGCGGGATTATGTAGACATCAAACAGATGTCGCCCTATGCACGCCTGGCGGTAATTTGTTCGGAAGACCAACTGTTTCCGGATCACAATGGGTTTGACTGGAAGCACATTGAAAAGGCCATGAAGAACAATGAAAAAAGACCCAATCGCATCAAAGGAGCTTCCACGATCAGTCAGCAGGTAGCTAAAAATGTGTTCCTGTGGCAGGGCCGCAGTTGGTTTCGTAAAGGGCTGGAAGTTTATTTCACCTTCATGATCGAATTGATATGGGGCAAAAAACGCATCCTGGAAATGTACCTCAATGTAGCCGAAATGGGCAAAGGTGTTTTTGGTATCGAAGCAGCTGCTCAGGCCTACTTTAAAAAGCCGGCCCAGAAACTTACCCGCCAGGAAGCGGCGATGATTGCCGCCTCCTTACCCAATCCCAAGGAGTATACGGTGAAACCAGTTTCGCGGTATGTGGCCTGGAAATATCCCTGGGTACTTCGCCAAATGACCAACCTGCAGGATGATGAGGATATACAAAAGCTGATACAATAA